One stretch of Syntrophales bacterium DNA includes these proteins:
- a CDS encoding TraB/GumN family protein encodes MTSENVTRRTLEGKEIIIIGTAHVSQESADLAGRVIEEERPDTVCVELCQSRYEAIRQKDTWESTDIVHIIKKKQTSLLLSQLLMASVQKKLADKFGIKPGEEMLRAIEKAEATGASLVLADRDIKTTLTRTWRKINIFSKLKIILEMVLSLVFDPSISEEEIEDMKKQDMLEIALTSFGKKLPQVKTILVDERDQYLARSITNARGPKIVAVVGAGHVPGILRHLGYPIDIEPLNEIPPKKPLGKIIAWGLSALVIAIIVTGFIQGGMKASMGMLKWWVLINGILAGFGALAVLAHPATIAASIIAAPFTSLNPMVAAGWVAGLTEAALRKPQVKDFISLRDDITTIRGFWRNKIARILLVVVFVNLGSSLGTFIAIPLMMKYLVPIP; translated from the coding sequence ATGACATCAGAGAATGTAACCCGCCGAACCCTCGAGGGGAAAGAAATCATAATCATCGGGACGGCCCACGTGTCCCAGGAAAGCGCGGACCTTGCAGGCAGGGTGATCGAGGAAGAACGCCCTGACACGGTCTGTGTTGAACTCTGCCAATCCCGCTATGAAGCGATCCGGCAGAAAGACACGTGGGAATCAACGGACATCGTACACATTATCAAAAAAAAACAAACGTCTCTTCTGCTCTCCCAGTTGCTGATGGCCTCGGTTCAGAAAAAACTTGCCGATAAATTCGGTATCAAGCCCGGGGAAGAAATGCTCCGGGCCATAGAAAAAGCGGAGGCGACAGGAGCGTCCCTGGTTCTTGCCGACCGCGACATCAAGACAACCCTGACCAGAACCTGGAGAAAAATCAACATCTTCAGCAAACTCAAAATCATCCTCGAAATGGTGCTGTCCTTGGTTTTCGACCCCTCTATTTCAGAGGAGGAAATTGAAGACATGAAAAAACAGGACATGCTTGAAATCGCCCTCACGTCCTTCGGAAAAAAGCTGCCCCAGGTGAAAACGATTCTTGTAGACGAACGGGACCAGTACCTCGCCCGCTCCATCACCAATGCCCGGGGGCCGAAAATCGTCGCCGTCGTGGGGGCGGGCCACGTTCCGGGGATACTCAGACATTTGGGGTACCCAATCGACATCGAACCGCTCAACGAGATACCGCCGAAAAAACCGTTGGGGAAAATCATCGCCTGGGGACTGTCGGCGCTGGTTATCGCCATCATTGTAACCGGGTTCATTCAGGGCGGTATGAAGGCGAGCATGGGCATGCTGAAATGGTGGGTGCTTATCAACGGAATTCTTGCCGGCTTCGGCGCTCTCGCCGTACTCGCCCATCCGGCCACCATAGCCGCCTCCATCATCGCCGCCCCCTTCACGTCTCTCAATCCCATGGTGGCGGCCGGGTGGGTTGCAGGTCTTACCGAGGCGGCACTGCGCAAACCCCAGGTAAAGGATTTTATCTCCCTCAGGGACGATATTACAACCATCAGGGGCTTCTGGCGCAACAAGATAGCCCGTATTCTCCTGGTCGTGGTCTTTGTCAATCTGGGAAGTTCCCTGGGAACATTTATTGCCATACCGCTCATGATGAAATACCTCGTACCGATTCCCTGA
- a CDS encoding GNAT family N-acetyltransferase: MIRIRPFDKKDWTSLWRIIEPVFRAGETYPCSPDITEEEAWKVWVEAPLATYVAVNEETDVLGTYYIKPNQPALGGHVCNCGYIVSENARRRGIATLMCRDSQQRALSEGFLAMQYNLVVSTNEVALRLWKRNGFHVVGMLPKAFRHRRFGFVDALVMYKLLEP, translated from the coding sequence ATGATTCGTATCAGGCCCTTTGACAAGAAGGATTGGACATCCCTCTGGCGTATTATCGAGCCTGTGTTCCGGGCCGGGGAGACCTATCCCTGTTCGCCGGATATCACCGAGGAAGAGGCCTGGAAGGTGTGGGTCGAGGCGCCCCTGGCCACGTACGTCGCCGTGAACGAGGAAACGGATGTCCTCGGTACGTACTATATCAAGCCGAACCAACCAGCCCTGGGAGGGCATGTCTGCAACTGCGGTTACATTGTCTCCGAGAATGCCCGCCGTCGGGGCATCGCGACCCTGATGTGCCGGGACTCGCAACAGAGGGCCCTGTCGGAGGGCTTCCTGGCAATGCAGTACAACCTGGTCGTTTCAACAAATGAGGTCGCCCTGCGCCTCTGGAAGAGGAACGGGTTCCACGTTGTCGGAATGCTTCCGAAAGCCTTCCGGCATCGGCGGTTTGGCTTCGTGGACGCCCTGGTCATGTACAAGCTGCTTGAACCCTGA
- a CDS encoding rhomboid family intramembrane serine protease, with protein sequence MGPRERKSLLCPNCRKLISSSEEVCPYCATRTPASMLKRDFISSLLTNPYDIIKIIISVNAALYILTLVLDPASTGLSGNPLAFLSPSSNSLLLLGATGTYPIGRFGSWWTLLSACYLHGGILHILFNMLALRQIGPLVIHEFGVHRFFAIYTITGIVGFFLSWVAGVSFTIGASASVCGLIGATLFYGKARGGSFGTALFRQVLGWLVIIAIFGFIVPGINNWAHGGGAASGIVLAFLLGYNDRNSENHRHRFLAMGCVGLTVTILLWAILRAMYYAFTIS encoded by the coding sequence ATGGGTCCCCGTGAAAGAAAATCTCTGCTCTGTCCGAACTGCAGAAAGCTGATCAGTTCCTCTGAAGAGGTCTGTCCCTACTGCGCCACGAGGACTCCCGCGAGCATGCTCAAACGAGACTTCATCAGCTCCCTGCTGACCAACCCCTACGACATCATAAAAATTATCATTTCCGTTAACGCTGCTTTATACATACTCACACTGGTACTCGACCCGGCATCAACGGGTCTGTCGGGTAACCCTCTGGCGTTTCTCTCTCCCTCGAGTAACAGCCTTCTGTTGCTGGGAGCGACGGGAACCTACCCCATCGGCCGGTTCGGATCCTGGTGGACCTTGCTTTCAGCATGCTACCTCCACGGAGGAATACTCCATATCCTGTTCAACATGCTGGCCCTCCGTCAGATCGGCCCCCTCGTCATCCACGAGTTCGGCGTTCACAGGTTTTTTGCCATCTACACCATTACGGGAATCGTCGGCTTCTTTCTTTCATGGGTGGCCGGCGTTTCTTTCACCATAGGCGCTTCGGCAAGCGTCTGTGGACTCATCGGAGCCACGCTCTTTTATGGAAAAGCCCGAGGAGGGAGTTTCGGAACGGCTCTCTTCCGCCAGGTCCTGGGATGGCTGGTCATCATCGCCATCTTCGGTTTTATCGTACCCGGCATCAACAACTGGGCCCATGGAGGCGGCGCGGCCTCGGGTATCGTCCTGGCGTTTCTTCTGGGTTACAACGACAGAAACAGCGAAAATCACCGACATCGGTTCCTTGCCATGGGATGCGTGGGCCTGACGGTGACAATCCTTCTCTGGGCAATCCTCCGGGCGATGTATTACGCTTTTACAATCTCCTGA
- a CDS encoding DUF3568 domain-containing protein has translation MGRNSLYTTTGLMLALCMFLLSGCTSAVMMGDRVVGVREGKFFYTDGTLKADYNVSFEHAWNASEKALEGMNATILETQKRVSSGTYTAHLEGEDVRIVIEYLEPEATMISVRVGLTGNNLASKLIHDRIRESFQ, from the coding sequence ATGGGACGAAACAGCCTGTACACAACAACGGGACTGATGCTGGCGCTGTGCATGTTCCTCCTCAGTGGATGCACATCAGCCGTCATGATGGGAGATCGCGTCGTCGGCGTCAGGGAGGGAAAGTTTTTTTACACCGACGGAACGTTGAAAGCTGACTACAACGTTTCCTTCGAACATGCCTGGAATGCTTCTGAAAAAGCCCTCGAGGGCATGAACGCAACGATCCTGGAAACCCAGAAGAGGGTCTCTTCGGGTACCTACACGGCCCACCTGGAAGGAGAGGATGTCCGGATCGTCATCGAGTATCTGGAACCGGAGGCGACCATGATTTCCGTCCGGGTGGGACTGACGGGGAACAATCTTGCCTCGAAGCTGATCCACGACAGGATCAGGGAATCCTTCCAGTGA
- a CDS encoding TRAM domain-containing protein: MSSPLNVGDRITLEIEGVAFGGNGIARVDGMVVFVPFTVDGDVVEAEVVRVKRSYCAAELRKILVPSSFRIDPSCEWYSVCGGCRYQHVTGDHELALKERQVQDAFERIGKFPQPPIKPIIPSPALYGYRQKAEFHRARDASGVRTAGFMGVDGRTLVAVDRCAILDDSINEEYRRVRQNRTLMQQAPARMVFWSNRSWEAEGDVTRRVGHREMIVPFRGFFQANALLVERLATLVGEACRESREETILDCCCGSGLFALFAARRDQAVIGIDVDGESLRCAERNMEFHGFSRTRFFRSPLEKVLKKLPPVGTVILDPPRTGATPRSIDGIAALGPSRVVYVSCDPATQARDARRFADHGFVLKDLQPLDMFPRTMHVETVAVLERPS, translated from the coding sequence ATGAGCTCCCCTTTGAATGTCGGAGACAGGATAACGCTGGAGATAGAGGGCGTGGCCTTTGGAGGCAACGGGATCGCCCGGGTCGACGGGATGGTGGTATTTGTTCCCTTCACCGTTGACGGCGATGTGGTTGAAGCCGAGGTCGTCCGGGTGAAGCGGTCCTACTGCGCGGCTGAACTACGGAAAATCCTGGTTCCTTCCTCCTTCCGTATCGATCCATCCTGCGAATGGTACAGTGTCTGCGGGGGCTGTCGCTATCAGCATGTCACGGGAGACCATGAGCTCGCTCTCAAAGAGCGTCAGGTGCAGGATGCCTTCGAAAGGATCGGGAAGTTTCCACAGCCCCCGATCAAACCGATCATACCGTCCCCCGCCCTGTACGGATATCGCCAGAAAGCGGAGTTTCACAGGGCCCGGGACGCCTCCGGCGTCCGGACAGCCGGATTCATGGGAGTTGATGGAAGAACCCTCGTCGCCGTTGATCGTTGTGCCATACTCGATGATTCCATAAACGAGGAATACAGGCGTGTCCGACAAAACCGGACTCTCATGCAGCAGGCGCCGGCACGTATGGTATTCTGGTCAAACCGCTCCTGGGAGGCGGAGGGAGATGTAACGCGGCGGGTCGGCCACCGGGAAATGATCGTTCCGTTCCGGGGGTTTTTCCAGGCCAACGCGCTGCTGGTGGAACGGCTGGCAACGCTCGTGGGAGAAGCGTGCCGGGAATCTCGGGAGGAAACCATCCTGGACTGTTGTTGCGGGTCCGGTCTTTTCGCGCTTTTTGCCGCCCGAAGGGACCAGGCGGTTATCGGTATCGACGTAGACGGCGAATCGCTTCGATGCGCCGAGAGGAACATGGAATTCCACGGTTTTTCCCGTACCAGGTTTTTTCGGAGTCCCCTCGAGAAAGTTTTGAAGAAACTGCCTCCGGTCGGCACGGTTATCCTCGACCCTCCCAGGACGGGAGCCACGCCCCGGAGCATCGACGGCATCGCCGCGCTCGGCCCGTCCCGGGTTGTCTATGTTTCATGTGATCCCGCCACACAGGCGCGGGACGCGCGGCGTTTTGCGGACCATGGGTTCGTTCTGAAGGACCTGCAGCCTCTGGACATGTTTCCCCGGACGATGCACGTGGAGACTGTGGCGGTTCTGGAGAGGCCCTCATAA
- a CDS encoding geranylgeranyl reductase family protein has protein sequence MFDCVVVGAGPAGASAGRKAARRGLKTLLVEKEEFPRYKPCAGALSRRAFSSLDFSLPEGLREKDIFGLRLCFRGRAIEERCDDPIAITVTRSRFDHYLLEKAREAGTLVHTGEKVLGLEERDDFVRVRTRLSTYDARYVIVGEGARGSLKNLFGRRRDRRDVALSMVAEVEAPNRVIDERLPGLLEIHADLFRMGYCWVFPHDGYFSVGLWGFAPFLRDPRSLMKQFIMRAGFPEDTRFRGHLMPTGDSGGVPATARILATGDAAGFIDPLTGEGISYAIISGRMAGDAVADRLRGAGLSERFGLDQYEERCRREFARNFASARRMAQTVYRFPSFFFELLSRDRELYRKLLEAPELKGLYGDYLRWLLPRLHRSLFYCLKGRLLRQDR, from the coding sequence GTGTTTGATTGTGTAGTCGTGGGAGCCGGTCCGGCGGGGGCGTCGGCGGGACGGAAAGCGGCCCGGCGGGGACTGAAGACCCTTCTTGTTGAAAAAGAGGAGTTCCCCCGTTACAAGCCCTGTGCGGGGGCACTTTCCAGGCGGGCCTTCTCGTCTCTTGACTTCTCGCTGCCCGAGGGCCTGCGGGAGAAGGATATCTTCGGGCTTCGCCTGTGTTTCAGGGGAAGGGCCATCGAAGAACGCTGTGATGACCCCATCGCCATCACCGTGACCAGGAGCCGTTTCGACCATTACCTGCTGGAAAAGGCCCGCGAAGCCGGGACCCTGGTACATACGGGGGAAAAGGTCCTTGGCTTGGAAGAGCGGGATGATTTCGTCCGTGTCAGAACCCGCCTGTCGACCTATGATGCCCGCTATGTCATCGTTGGTGAAGGTGCCCGGGGTTCTCTGAAAAACCTATTCGGGCGCCGGAGAGACAGACGGGACGTGGCCCTGTCGATGGTGGCCGAGGTGGAAGCGCCGAACCGGGTAATCGATGAACGGCTTCCGGGACTTCTTGAGATTCACGCCGACCTGTTCCGCATGGGGTACTGCTGGGTTTTCCCCCATGACGGGTATTTTTCTGTGGGCCTCTGGGGATTTGCCCCCTTCCTGCGTGACCCCAGGAGCCTGATGAAGCAATTTATAATGAGAGCAGGGTTCCCGGAAGATACACGGTTCAGGGGACATCTCATGCCGACGGGAGACTCCGGAGGAGTGCCTGCAACGGCAAGGATCCTCGCCACAGGGGATGCGGCGGGATTCATCGATCCTCTGACGGGAGAGGGGATTTCATACGCGATCATCTCCGGCCGGATGGCGGGCGACGCCGTCGCTGACCGCCTGAGAGGCGCCGGCCTGTCGGAACGGTTCGGCCTTGACCAGTACGAAGAACGGTGCCGCAGAGAATTCGCCCGGAATTTTGCGAGCGCCCGCAGGATGGCACAAACGGTATACCGGTTTCCCTCGTTTTTTTTTGAACTGCTGTCGCGCGACCGGGAACTGTATCGCAAGCTGCTCGAGGCTCCGGAGCTGAAGGGACTCTATGGTGATTACCTGCGGTGGCTGCTTCCCCGCCTGCATCGGTCATTATTCTACTGTCTGAAGGGACGGCTTCTCCGGCAGGACCGGTGA
- a CDS encoding FAD-dependent thymidylate synthase, with the protein MDVILAGVNVDWDALTELRARSDLPDEELTPETISAAYARISRNPLSVDTLRRLSRGEVEKARRSNTTIVFDMGHSSIAEHAVFNIDILGASRLAVEFIEAFRLASYTEKSQRYIRLDDDFVIAEEIRRAGLSDIFTDTIRAQNALYRDLYEAIRHHLFSCENGLEENPERRSLLEGSAKEDARYILALATESQLGMTVNARTLELMLRRAAAHRLAEVREYGRKLYSATRPVAPSLIRYTEATDFDRYTARALREEADRIMGTEGIDERSARRSDSVALVKATDEGDELILASLLSQASGRSLEECLNRTRRLPLEEKKALVIAACGCMEAYDAPPRSFEMADLTFEIIMSASCFAQMKRHRMATIINGDYDPSLGVTLPETIREAGMEEPFKEMIDRTNHVYDRILAALPDAAPYILTNAHRKRVLVKVNIRELYHMARLREDRHSQWDIRNRVAAMVALARQVMPLSLMFACGKDAFQDVKRRCVAPS; encoded by the coding sequence GTGGACGTTATTCTGGCAGGAGTCAATGTAGACTGGGATGCTCTGACAGAACTGAGGGCACGTTCAGACCTGCCGGATGAGGAACTTACCCCGGAAACCATCTCGGCCGCCTATGCCCGGATCAGCAGAAATCCGCTTTCCGTTGATACATTACGCCGGCTGTCCCGCGGCGAAGTGGAGAAGGCGCGTCGGTCGAACACAACCATCGTCTTTGACATGGGTCACAGCTCTATCGCCGAGCATGCCGTATTCAACATAGACATCCTCGGTGCTTCCCGGCTGGCCGTCGAATTTATAGAAGCCTTTCGCCTTGCGTCCTACACGGAAAAGTCACAGCGTTACATTCGGCTTGACGACGATTTCGTCATCGCGGAAGAGATCAGGAGAGCCGGTCTTTCCGACATCTTCACCGACACGATACGGGCCCAGAACGCCCTGTACCGAGACCTGTACGAAGCGATTCGACACCATCTCTTTTCCTGCGAGAACGGCCTGGAGGAAAACCCGGAGCGCCGATCTCTCCTGGAGGGTTCTGCCAAGGAGGATGCCCGGTACATCCTGGCACTGGCCACGGAAAGCCAACTCGGCATGACCGTCAACGCCCGCACCCTGGAACTCATGCTGCGGCGGGCCGCGGCGCACCGGCTGGCCGAAGTCAGGGAATACGGGCGCAAACTCTATTCGGCGACCAGACCCGTTGCCCCATCGCTGATCCGGTACACGGAAGCCACTGACTTCGACAGGTACACCGCCCGCGCGCTGAGGGAGGAAGCGGACCGGATCATGGGTACGGAAGGAATCGATGAAAGAAGCGCCCGCCGCAGCGACTCCGTTGCCCTCGTGAAGGCGACGGACGAAGGCGACGAGTTGATCCTTGCATCGCTCCTTTCGCAGGCTTCGGGACGTTCGCTGGAAGAATGCCTGAACAGGACGCGGCGTTTGCCTCTCGAGGAGAAAAAAGCCCTCGTCATCGCCGCCTGCGGCTGCATGGAAGCTTACGACGCGCCCCCCCGGTCATTCGAAATGGCGGATCTCACCTTCGAAATCATCATGAGTGCTTCATGCTTCGCGCAGATGAAGCGTCACCGCATGGCCACCATCATCAACGGTGACTACGATCCCTCCCTCGGTGTGACTCTTCCGGAAACTATCCGGGAGGCGGGCATGGAAGAACCTTTCAAGGAAATGATCGACAGGACGAACCATGTCTATGACCGCATTCTGGCCGCCCTACCCGACGCCGCTCCCTACATCCTCACCAATGCTCACCGGAAACGGGTTCTCGTGAAGGTAAACATTCGCGAACTCTACCACATGGCACGGCTTCGGGAGGACAGACACTCCCAGTGGGACATCCGGAACAGGGTCGCCGCCATGGTTGCCCTGGCCAGACAGGTGATGCCCCTGTCACTCATGTTCGCCTGCGGCAAGGATGCCTTCCAGGATGTAAAGAGGCGGTGCGTGGCGCCGTCCTGA
- the sfsA gene encoding DNA/RNA nuclease SfsA has product MSPSSSPRLHLFDRTEEGRFISRRNRFVIECLVGNAVHPVYLPNPGRLRELLLPGRKLYLAENAAGAKFTWTAVAVERDGQPILLHTHMANRVVEWLLLKRAIPGFEDAAILKREVLAGHSRFDFLLQKNGSPFLLEVKSCTLFQGAVAMFPDAVTDRGRRHLMELAEMARRGTPAGVVVLIHKPDVRWFLPDYHTDLAFARAMSATRNAISFTALSVAWDTDLSLSPSTLTRAVIPWDMLEREACDGGSYILIIRLNSDRHIEIGGLGVLLFRRGYYLYVGSAQTGMSGRIGRHLRKRRHVDRHIDYLRNEADGIKALPVRSSEHLECALVDKLGELSEWSIPGFGCSGCTCESHLVAVEDDPERDEDFIGLLQYFRIGRLQEMLEGKEIPHPG; this is encoded by the coding sequence GTGTCCCCTTCATCCTCCCCCCGCCTTCACCTTTTTGACCGTACGGAAGAGGGCCGCTTCATCAGCCGGAGGAACCGGTTCGTCATTGAATGCCTCGTCGGCAACGCGGTACATCCCGTTTATCTTCCCAATCCGGGACGGCTCCGTGAACTGCTTCTTCCGGGCCGCAAACTCTATCTCGCGGAAAACGCCGCCGGAGCAAAATTCACCTGGACAGCAGTTGCCGTTGAACGGGACGGACAGCCCATTCTGCTTCACACCCACATGGCAAACCGGGTTGTGGAGTGGCTCCTCCTGAAACGCGCAATCCCCGGGTTCGAGGACGCGGCTATCCTGAAACGTGAAGTGCTCGCCGGTCACAGCAGGTTCGATTTTCTGCTCCAGAAGAACGGATCGCCCTTCCTGCTGGAAGTCAAATCCTGCACGCTCTTCCAGGGAGCCGTAGCCATGTTCCCCGACGCCGTGACGGACCGGGGACGCCGACATCTTATGGAACTGGCTGAAATGGCGAGGCGGGGAACACCGGCCGGGGTTGTCGTCCTCATCCACAAGCCGGACGTCCGCTGGTTCCTGCCCGATTACCACACGGACCTCGCCTTCGCCCGGGCCATGTCGGCCACCCGAAACGCCATCAGCTTCACGGCCCTGTCCGTCGCCTGGGATACCGATCTGAGTCTGTCCCCATCAACCCTCACCAGGGCGGTTATTCCCTGGGACATGCTGGAACGGGAAGCCTGCGACGGGGGAAGCTACATCCTGATCATCCGCCTGAACAGCGATCGTCACATCGAAATCGGCGGCCTCGGGGTTCTCCTGTTCAGAAGGGGATACTACCTCTACGTGGGGTCGGCACAGACGGGAATGTCCGGACGGATCGGCCGCCATCTGAGGAAACGCAGACATGTCGACCGGCACATCGATTATCTGCGTAATGAAGCCGATGGCATCAAGGCTCTTCCCGTCAGGTCAAGCGAACACCTCGAATGCGCCCTGGTCGATAAGCTCGGCGAATTGTCGGAATGGTCGATCCCGGGCTTCGGATGCTCCGGCTGCACCTGCGAAAGTCATCTCGTCGCCGTGGAGGACGATCCCGAACGTGACGAAGATTTTATCGGCCTTCTGCAGTACTTCAGGATCGGCCGTCTTCAGGAGATGCTCGAAGGGAAAGAAATACCTCACCCAGGTTGA
- the glgP gene encoding alpha-glucan family phosphorylase, whose translation MTDEKFLLYERLRAIAMNLWWTWHPELISLFIDIDHELWRKTGHNPIAFLKQTTPEQLEKRVSALAMQSRINYAFRRLKEYMEQERTWGSLNCGNLNSRPVVYFSAEFGLHESLPIYSGGMGILAGDHLKSASDLGVPLIGIGLLYNQGYFTQRLNADGWQEEDYTNLDVGIKPLQAVLNGEGLPLTVRIETGSGTLHARVWKVQVGRVQLLLLDSNLEENSEEDRNLTSRLYGGDNRVRIRQELVLGIGGARVLRELGIHAGVLHLNEGHSAFAILEESRRVMHYDRISFQRAHRRVALTTVFTTHTPVSAGHDRFPPELIEEHLGTLRKDLGLTHHDLMALGRVNPKDESEFFCMTVLALKSCRRANGVSAIHGTVSRKMWRGLWPDRPEDDIPIGHITNGVHVLSWLSPQMCHLFNTRLGADWATRMCRPELWEEIVKIDDGELWEIHQTLKTRLILFVRRRLLAQAERLDDRATIEAIDGILDPTILTIGVARRLAAYKRGGLLLSRFERLLRVMRDTKRPIQIISSGKAHPRDEEGKKVLQHIARSCRDERLSRRIVFVEDYDYNVARHLVQGVDVWLNTPRRPLEACGTSGQKVVLNGVLNLSVLDGWWNEAYDGSNGFAIGHGGMHDNPEVQYERDAEYLFETLEKEVIPLYYDQGVDGIPHAWISRTKNAMWTLGWRFNADRMVQDYVTRFYIPAALAGSSETR comes from the coding sequence ATGACCGATGAAAAATTCCTGCTTTATGAACGGCTTCGCGCCATCGCCATGAATCTCTGGTGGACCTGGCATCCGGAACTCATCAGTCTTTTTATAGATATTGATCACGAACTCTGGCGGAAAACCGGCCACAACCCCATTGCCTTCCTGAAGCAGACAACGCCGGAGCAGCTTGAGAAACGAGTCTCCGCCCTGGCGATGCAAAGCCGGATTAATTACGCCTTCAGGCGGCTCAAAGAATACATGGAACAGGAACGGACCTGGGGTTCATTAAACTGCGGGAACCTGAACAGCCGCCCGGTGGTATACTTTTCCGCGGAATTCGGTCTCCACGAATCACTGCCCATCTATTCCGGGGGGATGGGCATTCTGGCCGGTGATCATCTGAAGAGCGCCTCGGACCTGGGAGTCCCTCTCATCGGGATCGGACTGCTCTACAATCAGGGGTACTTCACGCAACGTCTCAACGCCGACGGATGGCAGGAAGAAGACTACACGAACCTTGACGTCGGCATAAAACCCCTGCAGGCGGTCCTCAACGGTGAGGGGCTGCCTCTCACCGTCAGAATCGAAACCGGGAGCGGCACGCTCCATGCCCGGGTCTGGAAGGTTCAGGTGGGTAGAGTTCAACTCCTGCTCCTGGATTCCAACCTGGAGGAAAACTCGGAGGAGGATCGGAACCTCACGTCCCGCCTCTATGGTGGCGACAATCGGGTTCGCATCAGGCAGGAACTGGTGCTGGGCATAGGCGGTGCCCGTGTCCTCCGGGAACTGGGCATTCATGCCGGGGTACTGCACTTGAACGAGGGGCACAGCGCCTTCGCTATCCTGGAAGAATCCCGCCGTGTCATGCACTACGACCGCATCTCATTTCAGCGGGCCCACCGCCGGGTTGCCCTGACCACCGTTTTTACGACCCATACGCCTGTCTCTGCCGGGCATGACCGTTTTCCGCCGGAGCTGATCGAAGAACATCTGGGCACCCTGCGGAAGGATCTGGGTTTGACTCACCATGATTTGATGGCCCTGGGGCGTGTCAATCCGAAGGATGAATCGGAGTTCTTCTGCATGACCGTCCTTGCCCTCAAGAGCTGCCGGCGGGCAAACGGTGTTTCCGCCATTCACGGTACCGTGAGCCGTAAAATGTGGCGCGGACTCTGGCCTGATCGGCCCGAGGACGACATTCCCATAGGCCACATTACCAATGGAGTTCACGTCCTGTCCTGGCTTTCGCCGCAGATGTGCCATCTTTTCAATACCCGCCTCGGCGCGGATTGGGCGACCCGGATGTGCCGGCCGGAGCTCTGGGAGGAAATCGTTAAAATAGATGACGGCGAACTGTGGGAGATCCACCAGACACTCAAAACGCGGCTTATCCTGTTTGTGCGGCGGCGCCTGCTTGCCCAGGCGGAGCGACTGGATGACCGGGCCACCATCGAGGCGATCGATGGAATCCTCGATCCCACAATCCTTACTATCGGAGTTGCCCGAAGGCTCGCGGCATACAAACGGGGAGGCCTTCTGCTGTCCCGATTCGAGCGGCTGCTCAGGGTGATGCGGGACACCAAGCGACCCATACAGATCATCTCCTCCGGAAAGGCCCATCCCCGCGATGAGGAGGGGAAAAAAGTCCTCCAACACATAGCCCGAAGCTGTCGTGATGAAAGGCTCAGCCGGAGGATTGTTTTTGTAGAGGATTACGATTACAACGTGGCACGGCACCTGGTCCAGGGAGTCGACGTATGGCTGAACACGCCCCGTCGGCCGCTGGAGGCCTGCGGTACCAGCGGACAGAAGGTGGTTCTCAACGGGGTGTTGAATCTCTCAGTGCTCGACGGATGGTGGAATGAGGCCTACGATGGTTCCAACGGCTTTGCCATAGGCCACGGGGGCATGCACGATAACCCGGAAGTGCAGTATGAACGGGACGCCGAGTATCTTTTCGAAACACTCGAGAAAGAGGTTATCCCCCTGTACTACGACCAGGGTGTCGACGGTATCCCCCACGCATGGATCAGCCGGACGAAAAATGCCATGTGGACTCTCGGCTGGCGATTTAACGCGGACCGTATGGTGCAAGACTACGTCACGAGGTTTTACATACCGGCGGCTCTGGCCGGGTCCTCGGAAACCAGGTGA
- a CDS encoding zinc ribbon domain-containing protein — MPLYEFYCDRCETVYTFYSKRVNTDKTPLCPSCSTASLRRQMSVFASISKPGHNEETMTDGSPSVDEAALDRTMELLVREAEHIDGDDPREAAKLMRKIAESTGIGVNDRLEEALGRLEGGEDPERIDEEMGDVLSDENLFSAEGKAQKGKRKKSRNRVVDETFYDLE, encoded by the coding sequence ATGCCCTTATACGAATTTTACTGTGACCGGTGTGAAACCGTCTATACATTTTACTCGAAGCGGGTCAACACGGACAAGACCCCCCTCTGCCCGTCCTGTTCAACAGCGTCCCTCCGCAGACAGATGTCTGTTTTCGCTTCCATTTCAAAGCCCGGGCACAACGAGGAGACCATGACCGACGGCAGCCCGTCTGTCGATGAAGCAGCCTTGGACCGGACCATGGAACTGTTGGTCCGGGAAGCGGAGCACATCGACGGGGACGACCCGCGCGAGGCGGCAAAACTGATGAGAAAAATAGCAGAATCAACAGGAATCGGAGTGAACGATCGACTGGAGGAAGCTCTGGGCCGCCTGGAAGGCGGTGAAGATCCCGAACGGATAGACGAAGAGATGGGTGATGTTCTCAGCGACGAAAATCTCTTTTCCGCAGAGGGAAAGGCACAAAAAGGGAAGAGGAAAAAAAGCCGGAACCGGGTGGTGGATGAAACATTCTATGACCTGGAATAG